One window of the Solanum stenotomum isolate F172 chromosome 11, ASM1918654v1, whole genome shotgun sequence genome contains the following:
- the LOC125845549 gene encoding glucuronoxylan 4-O-methyltransferase 3-like encodes MRSKSQSPINVKLILIGVFLVFLLFWVLRSTYSPSPEQQTQSLDHSSVVSKSSSEDQETDEDHQSSSPSSSSSSAVACPSNTCNKISPSLANAVVHYATSNVTPQQTLREISVSLRVLEKKSPCNFLVFGLGHDSLMWTALNHGGRTVFLEEDKSWIEQIQSQLPNLESYHVIYDTRITQADELMEIGMSNEDCKKVTDPRFSKCQLALKGLPQQVLEIDWDLIMVDAPTGWHDGAPGRMSAIYTAGLIARNKLDGETDVFVHDVDRIVEDQFSKAFLCESYLVEQEGRIRHFNIPSHRSRLGRPFCP; translated from the coding sequence ATGAGATCAAAAAGCCAAAGCCCTATCAATGTTAAGCTCATTCTTATTGGTGttttcttagtttttctatTGTTTTGGGTACTTAGATCAACTTATTCACCTTCTCCTGAACAACAAACTCAATCTCTTGATCACTCATCAGTTGTTTCAAAGTCATCATCAGAAGATCAAGAAACTGATGAAGATCATCAGTCTTCTTCGCCTTCGTCTTCATCTTCATCTGCAGTAGCTTGTCCATCAAACACTTGCAACAAGATATCCCCTTCACTAGCAAATGCTGTAGTCCACTATGCAACTTCAAATGTGACACCACAACAAACACTTagagaaatctcagtttccttaagagttcttgaaaagaaatCTCCTTGCAATTTCTTGGTGTTTGGATTAGGACATGATAGTTTAATGTGGACAGCTCTTAACCATGGTGGAAGAACAGTTTTTCTTGAAGAAGACAAGTCATGGATAGAGCAAATACAGAGCCAATTACCAAATTTGGAATCTTACCATGTTATATATGACACAAGAATAACTCAAGCTGATGAACTTATGGAAATTGGAATGAGTAATGAAGATTGTAAGAAAGTAACAGATCCAAGATTCTCAAAATGTCAGCTTGCTCTAAAGGGGTTGCCTCAACAAGTGTTGGAGATTGATTGGGATTTAATAATGGTAGATGCACCAACTGGTTGGCATGATGGAGCACCAGGAAGGATGAGTGCAATATACACTGCTGGATTGATTGCTAGGAACAAACTAGATGGAGAAACTGATGTGTTTGTTCATGATGTTGATAGAATTGTGGAAGATCAATTTTCAAAGGCTTTTCTTTGTGAAAGTTATTTGGTAGAACAAGAAGGGAGGATTAGGCATTTCAATATTCCTAGCCATAGGTCACGTTTGGGTAGACCTTTTTGTCCTTAA